One window from the genome of Sebastes umbrosus isolate fSebUmb1 chromosome 12, fSebUmb1.pri, whole genome shotgun sequence encodes:
- the zgc:92591 gene encoding late histone H2B.L4 has protein sequence MSNDVSKKKGKGSGEKKGKRKAKRRETYAMYIYKVLKQVHADTGISSRAMSIMNSFVNDLFERIATEASRLAQYNKRSTITSREVQTAVRLLLPGELAKHAVSEGTKAVTKYTSSK, from the exons ATGAGTAATGATGTATCTAAAAAGAAGGGGAAGGGTTCAGGTGAGAAAAAGGGCAAAAGAAAAGCCAAAAGAAGAGAGACTTACGCGATGTACATCTATAAAGTATTGAAACAG GTTCATGCGGACACGGGCATTTCCAGCCGAGCCATGAGCATCATGAACTCCTTCGTGAACGACCTGTTTGAGCGGATCGCCACCGAGGCGTCCCGGCTGGCTCAGTACAATAAACGCTCCACCATCACCAGCAGAGAGGTGCAGACCGCcgtgaggctgctgctgcccgGGGAGCTGGCCAAACACGCCGTGTCCGAGGGAACCAAAGCTGTCACCAAGTACACCAGCTCCAAATGA
- the asb10 gene encoding LOW QUALITY PROTEIN: ankyrin repeat and SOCS box protein 10 (The sequence of the model RefSeq protein was modified relative to this genomic sequence to represent the inferred CDS: deleted 2 bases in 2 codons), producing MSRDSFVFTSMALRSLEYDEDMLERHKIKRQLASHHFNSYMLKKTLRDRAPSTSRTATPPAVCQDVVVQNALYTGDLEAMQHLFPRGSTANLIIEPQGGDMRWVATGEGLWSLNYEQELTTPLHITAGRGFTDCLRLLLQRGANIDLAPAGTTALHESCENCQPECTKLLLIHGANANAVTEDGLMPLHCCTSPESLECAKYLLQYGAAISGRTLEEDDTPLHAAASNGLPDHTDLYLRYAAAVDKKNNEGLTPLNAACSQPQKVQELERYFKVCQLLLGAGADVHTTDQDTHSPLHMACKNANPDIVDLLLENGACVNDMEYGGEAPMHNILKVVCYKVSHHPERIVRALLNHGSIRVWPGALPIVLKHCCGSPRTIEVLLNAYSHLKVTDDWVEAVSPEAYKEHKDFYESIFSLTRTPRCLQHLARHRLRSYLEGRIHKVVPKLDLPTFIKNYLLLEYRDYIH from the exons ATGTCGCGAGACAGCTTTGTCTTCACATCCATGGCCTTACGCTCTCTTGAGTATGATGAAGACATGCTGGAGAGACACAAGATCAAGAGGCAGCTGGCCTCCCATCACTTCAATAGCTATATGCTGAAGAAGACGCTCAGGGACAGGGCACCGTCGACGTCGAGGACTGCCACGCCACCAGCTGTCTGCCAAGATGTGGTCGTCCAGAACGCTCTGTATACAGGAGACCTGGAGGCTATGCAGCACCTCTTTCCTAGAGGATCCACAGCGAACCTCATCATCGAGCCACAGGGAGGGGACATGCGCTGGGTCGCCACAGGGGAAG GACTCTGGTCACTGAATTACGAGCAGGAGCTGACCACACCACTTCACATCACAGCCGGCCGAGGCTTCACAGACTGCCTGAGACTCCTGCTGCAGCGTGGGGCCAACATAGACCTGGCACCTGCGGGCACCACTGCCCTGCACGAGTCCTGTGAAAACTGCCAGCCGGAGTGCACCAAACTGCTGCTGATCCACGGCGCCAACGCCAACGCTGTCACTGAAGACGGCCTCATGCCTCTGCACTGTTGCACAAGCCCCGAATCCCTTGA ATGTGCCAAGTATCTCCTCCAGTACGGTGCAGCGATCAGCGGTCGCACTCTGGAGGAAGAT GACACTCCCTTACACGCGGCC GCCAGCAACGGCCTCCCCGACCACACCGATCTCTACCTGCGCTACGCAGCCGCCGTGGACAAAAAGAACAACGAGGGCCTCACGCCCCTGAACGCTGCCTGTTCACAACCCCAGAAGGTGCAGGAGCTCGAACGTTACTTCAAGGTGTGCCAGCTGCTGCTGGGGGCCGGGGCCGACGTCCACACTACGGACCAGGACACACACAGTCCTTTGCACATGGCCTGCAAGAACGCTAATCCAGACATAGTTGATCTGCTGCTGGAGAACGGCGCCTGCGTCAACGACATGGAGTACGGCGGCGAAGCTCCCATGCACAACATCCTGAAGGTGGTGTGCTACAAGGTTTCCCATCACCCTGAGAGGATCGTCCGTGCTCTGCTCAACCACGGCTCTATCCGGGTGTGGCCTGGAGCTCTGCCCATA GTTTTGAAGCACTGCTGTGGATCTCCACGCACCATCGAGGTTCTCCTGAACGCCTACAGTCACCTCAAAGTCACAGACGACTGGGTTGAGGCCGTGTCACCGGAAGCGTATAAG GAGCACAAAGACTTCTATGAGTCCATCTTCTCTTTGACTCGGACTCCACGCTGCCTGCAGCACCTGGCTCGTCACAGACTCAGGAGCTACCTGGAGGGCCGGATACACAAGGTGGTCCCTAAACTGGATCTGCCCACCTTCATCAAGAACTACCTGCTGCTGGAGTACAGAGACTACATCCACTGA
- the gbx1 gene encoding homeobox protein GBX-1, whose translation MQRPGVQGTAFSIESLIGTPQPRPGHLLYTGYPMFMPYRPLVIPQALSHSPLSSGIPPLAPLASFAGRLTNTFCASLGQGVPSMVALTTSMPSFSDPPDSFYPPQELPGPRLSAAIESVARRQQQESPHSDELHSREKSSDLLNFSETFQTISGETKLYSSDDEKLDLKSADTVCSDREDSSADSENESFSDGNNCGSLSQKSKLKTGSQEALPTGGSAGKSRRRRTAFTSEQLLELEKEFHCKKYLSLTERSQIAHALKLSEVQVKIWFQNRRAKWKRIKAGNVNNRSGEPVRNPKIVVPIPVHVNRFAVRSQHQQIEQGTRP comes from the exons atGCAGAGACCAGGCGTCCAAGGGACTGCGTTTTCTATCGAATCCCTTATCGGGACTCCTCAGCCCAGACCGGGACACCTGCTCTACACGGGTTATCCCATGTTCATGCCGTACAGACCGCTGGTTATCCCGCAGGCTTTATCACACTCGCCTCTATCGTCCGGTATACCTCCACTGGCGCCTCTGGCTTCTTTCGCCGGGCGGCTCACCAACACCTTCTGCGCCAGTCTGGGTCAGGGGGTTCCGTCCATGGTGGCTCTCACCACGTCCATGCCCAGTTTCTCGGATCCTCCGGACAGTTTCTACCCGCCACAAGAACTCCCAGGTCCGCGTTTGAGCGCCGCAATAGAGAGCGTAGcgaggaggcagcagcaggagagtCCGCACTCCGACGAGCTGCACAGCCGAGAGAAGAGCTCCGATCTGCTCAACTTCTCGGAAACTTTTCAAACAATATCAG gtgagacCAAACTGTACAGCTCAGACGACGAGAAGCTGGACCTGAAGTCAGCAGACACGGTGTGCAGCGACCGAGAGGACAGCTCGGCAGACAGCGAGAACGAGAGTTTCTCTGACGGGAACAACTGTGGCTCTCTGTCCCAGAAGAGCAAGCTAAAGACGGGCTCTCAGGAGGCGCTGCCGACCGGTGGCTCGGCTGGGAAGAGCCGGAGGAGACGGACAGCTTTCACCAGCGAGCAGCTGCTGGAACTGGAAAAGGAGTTTCACTGTAAAAAGTACCTCTCTCTGACTGAGCGCTCGCAGATCGCACACGCACTGAAACTGAGCGAGGTGCAGGTGAAGATCTGGTTTCAGAACCGCAGGGCCAAGTGGAAACGGATCAAAGCCGGAAACGTGAACAACCGGTCAGGAGAACCGGTGAGAAACCCCAAAATAGTGGTCCCCATTCCGGTGCACGTCAACAGGTTCGCTGTGAGGAGTCAGCACCAACAAATAGAACAAGGGACCAGGCCATGA